From the Nonlabens marinus S1-08 genome, one window contains:
- a CDS encoding LysR family transcriptional regulator: MTITQLKYVLAVAQYQNFTKAANKVFVTQPTLSMQIQKLEDELDVQIFDRTKKPIELTETGRKIVQQAHNIVNESDRIQDIVDQEKGFIGGDFKIGVIPTVMPTLLPMFLTNFINRYPKVRLRIEEMTTDNIIEGLLEGSIDAAIAATPLEHDLIKERVLYFEPFVCYDPKNAGKSKQKMKVEDIDTDDLLLLEDGHCFKDSILNLCRSSRDTDQERFTLESGSFETLLKLSDEGLGMTLLPYLNTLDLSPHKMENLRYFEDPSPAREVSLIYHKSELKMQIIEALQTVIAGVIKGAIAFSNVQIVSPLAKK, encoded by the coding sequence ATGACGATCACTCAGTTGAAATATGTGCTTGCTGTAGCTCAATATCAAAACTTCACTAAAGCGGCAAACAAGGTTTTTGTAACTCAGCCTACATTGAGTATGCAAATTCAGAAGCTTGAAGATGAGCTAGATGTTCAAATTTTTGACCGAACTAAAAAGCCTATAGAACTTACAGAAACGGGTCGAAAAATTGTGCAACAGGCTCATAATATCGTGAATGAAAGCGATCGTATTCAAGATATTGTCGATCAAGAGAAAGGCTTTATAGGTGGTGACTTTAAGATTGGTGTCATACCCACGGTCATGCCCACCTTATTACCTATGTTTCTCACTAACTTTATCAATAGATACCCAAAAGTGCGATTGCGTATTGAAGAGATGACCACTGATAATATTATCGAGGGACTTTTAGAAGGGTCGATTGATGCCGCAATAGCGGCCACACCCCTAGAGCATGATTTGATTAAGGAACGAGTCCTTTATTTTGAACCTTTTGTATGCTACGATCCTAAAAACGCTGGTAAGTCAAAGCAAAAAATGAAAGTGGAGGATATAGATACAGACGACTTACTTTTACTGGAAGATGGTCACTGTTTTAAAGACAGTATTTTGAATTTATGTAGAAGCTCAAGAGATACAGATCAAGAACGATTTACACTAGAAAGCGGGAGTTTTGAAACCTTGCTCAAACTTTCTGATGAGGGCTTAGGGATGACACTACTTCCATACTTGAACACCCTAGATCTATCACCTCATAAAATGGAAAATCTACGGTATTTTGAAGACCCTTCACCAGCTAGAGAGGTAAGTCTCATTTATCACAAGTCTGAATTAAAAATGCAAATTATTGAAGCCTTACAAACGGTAATCGCCGGAGTTATCAAAGGAGCTATTGCATTTAGTAACGTTCAAATCGTAAGCCCACTGGCTAAAAAGTAA
- the tpx gene encoding thiol peroxidase — MATITLGGNEIHTVGTLPEVGSQAPNFNLIKTDLSKVTLEDFKGQRVILNIFPSIDTDVCATSVRNFNKRATELDNTQVLCISRDTPFAMKRFADDEGTKNVTNLSDIKDGNFGESYGLTIEDGPFAGFHSRAVVVLDENGKVIYNQQVPEIGEEPNYLEALKVLL; from the coding sequence ATGGCAACTATTACTCTAGGAGGAAATGAAATCCACACTGTAGGCACACTTCCTGAGGTGGGATCTCAAGCACCCAATTTCAATTTGATAAAAACAGACCTTTCTAAAGTAACTTTAGAAGACTTTAAAGGTCAACGAGTTATTCTGAATATTTTTCCAAGTATTGACACAGACGTTTGTGCGACCTCAGTACGCAATTTCAACAAACGTGCGACGGAATTGGACAATACTCAGGTTCTATGTATTTCTAGGGATACTCCATTTGCTATGAAGCGTTTTGCAGATGATGAAGGCACTAAAAACGTAACGAATTTGAGCGATATTAAGGACGGTAACTTCGGTGAATCTTATGGGTTGACGATTGAAGATGGACCATTTGCAGGATTTCACTCGAGAGCTGTTGTGGTGCTGGATGAAAATGGTAAGGTGATTTACAACCAGCAGGTTCCAGAAATAGGTGAAGAACCAAACTATCTAGAGGCCTTAAAAGTTCTTTTATAA
- a CDS encoding diacylglycerol kinase — protein sequence MSFSLFIKGRIKGCKYAFNGAVALIKQEPSIKVQVFLALIVTIMGFLFQITSTQWMFQIFAIGLVLTAEGLNSAIEAVADFIHPDYHVKIGHIKDIAAGSVFFAAVIASIIGLIIYVPYFVLLLEPLFV from the coding sequence TTGTCTTTTAGCCTATTTATAAAGGGAAGGATTAAAGGATGCAAATACGCATTCAATGGTGCCGTCGCTTTAATTAAACAGGAACCCAGCATAAAAGTTCAAGTGTTTTTAGCATTGATCGTAACCATTATGGGGTTTCTGTTTCAGATTACTTCGACCCAATGGATGTTTCAAATTTTTGCTATTGGTCTAGTGTTAACAGCTGAAGGTTTAAACTCTGCCATTGAAGCGGTAGCTGATTTTATACATCCAGATTACCATGTCAAGATTGGGCATATCAAGGATATTGCTGCTGGCTCCGTGTTTTTTGCGGCTGTGATTGCATCAATAATAGGTTTGATTATTTACGTCCCATATTTTGTCCTCCTCCTTGAGCCACTATTTGTTTAA